The window GACTGGTTGCTGCCCTCCACATAGTCCTCGTTCATCTTGGCTATCTCCAACATGGCCTTCTGCTTGATGTCCATTAGTTTCTTGACCTTGACCAAAGCTTCCAGCAGGGTCCTGCTGTAACGATTATCGCCAATTGGCTCAGGCGGTTCGTCCTCCTCCGCCGCGGAAGGACCTGCCTCGATGGTGTGCAGCAAAATGGGTAGCGGCAGGCCAGCAAAGTTCTTGTCCGCGTGGAGGCGGTAATCGGGCAGGCGCACCACTATCTCCTTGCCCTGCATCTCGAAGCGCACCATGTAGCTGTTGTCCTGCAGATCATAGCTCATGACCTTGCCGTCGATAATGCCCATTTTGCAGTATCCTTCCATAAAGGACGTCACCTTCGTGCCAATGCTCAGGGGCAAGGGTATGCGCTTCGGAATCTGTTCCATGTAGGGCCCGTCCTCCTCGTTGTTGAACCGGCACTGTTGCAACTCCCTGACAATCCGGCGCGAGCGCTCCAGCTCCAGCCGTTCCAGCTCTATGAAAGCGGGCGAGAAGCGCCTGGCCTTACCCATGTTCCGGCGGAGGAGCTGCCAGCCACGACGGGGCATGCAACGGGTCACTATCATGGGACAGCACTCGTGGATGAAGCGCTCCATGTCGTAGGCAATGGCCATTATGGGCTTGTCCAGGAACGACTCCACGAACTCGCACCAGATCCAGCGGTGCGAGGAGAGTTGCTCCAAGAAATGGCTCAACCTACAAAGTGACTTTCTCTATAGcgcttttattaaaaataaaagtgaatgAGTAACCTCTTGCCCCCGGGTAGTGAGTCATCTATTTGCGAGTCATCATCCGTCGGAAACGCCGGAAAGGAATCCGTGGCAACTGTCTTGTGACATTTAGTCGGCTTCTTGGCCCGGACCCGGTTGAAAACGGGTCGCTTCACGAAAAGCTCATCTTCGCCGCCATTACCGACCAACTGGTTGGTCTGCTTCACCTGGTGTTGGGCCTGGATCTGCGTCATCCGGCGGGTACTGCACAAGCCGATCTCGGCCAGCGCCGGAGGAGTCCTGGATCTCTCGGACTTTGCCAGAGAATCGTCTAAAATTTCTGGCAAATCGCATGAACGTTTAGAGGACATTTTTTCACTAAAAAGTTTACAGATTCTTTCTTTCTTGTCACAAACTAATAAAAGTGCCAAGTAGTGGCCAGAGTTGCCAACTAATCGAATAAATAGATCTGTCAACAGAGTTCTGGGTAATCGGGGGGAGtttcaaaacaatttttttggttAGAAAATGGCTTCAATAAAGGATTCAATAGTAAACGCTTCTAAGCATCCTTGGAAACACATTTTGTCACATTTTCTTCTCCTAATTGattagaaagggttttgtttcTTGTACTTTTCCAGTGAAAGCTATTATATAAACTTAATACAGCTTAAATACTAAAGCCAAACTTATGAAACCCATTATGCAACAAACCAATGTCCTTTTCGCATTGATATCCTTTCTGCATTTTATTGATAAATCCTGTTTTGCAAAACAAACACGGTTTTCTTGGTTTTGTTGACTGGTTTTTGTTCTTTTCACAGCTCGTTATAGCCACGTGCTGGCTCTTGTTGATTTTCCAAATGAAATctgttgaatttttaatttaaaaaacttttgtttgattttcgccgctgctgctgctgctaaaAATACTGCAcaatcgagggggagcagtgGGGCAACACAATTTCTGGGAAAATAGTAAAGAGCCAAAGTTTTTGGCCAGAATCTCTGTGTGAAAGACTGGTCATTGGGGCGCGTAATTAATAAAGTTTGCATACGACTAGAATCGTGTTGCCACGCCCCGCGCCCAAAAACAGGCAACAACCAAATTTGGCTTTTAgaagaaaaaacaacattattGGCTGTTGGCCATAAGCGTACTTTTGGCCTAATTTCCGTCTGTGTTGTGGTAAGTACTTGTAATTTGGTAAAGACACCAAAAGAATGTGGCTaagatttaattattttattaaaactcTCAGTATATGTACTATACATACTCCAGTCGTTTTAGGAGATAGAAAATAATGCAAAAGGATTACAATTTAAAAGGTAaataaagaacaaaaaaatcacattcttaaaaaacactttctTAAACCTCTCAAACCTATACACATTCTTTTTGCAGTGCAACGAAACCACAGGCACGTTTTGtggttatttttttcccaGAAAAAGGAAATTGGATATCCAGACTTCCTTAAAGCTCCTTCAAACTTCAAGATTTCCTTTGCCATCGTCCTGTCTTATCGATTGCCGTTCTCACCTCAGTTCAATTTTCTGTTAACCCAAACATCCGATGGCAAGACCAAGACCAAGATACCACTTTTAATTTGCATTCCTTCTTTGTAGGACTGAGCTGCGGGATGTCGAACTGCAGGACACCTGCCGCTGTTACTCATTTAATCAGGAGACAGGATGGTAACATGCGCTTGAAATTAAAAACTGGGGACAAACGCCAGACAAATGGGCGCACACTCGTGCctttgtatttgttttgtaGCCATTGCCCGGATTCCACTGGAGCCAGGATCAGGACTCGAAACACAACATTGACATTGAACTAATGAAAGCTGCAGGCGCAGACATGCCACTCCCACTCTAAGCCACCCTCCAGAGACTAAGCCATGGAATGGGCCAGGATATGTCGTGCCAAAGGGTTATTCATGTGTGCCTCTGTttctatatagacgtttgtaTATACGGATAAAGTATATATCCTTGGGAGCAAGCGAgtgattttttgcttttggtttctttcggtttcggtctgcatgagagaaaaaaaaaatcttttttttgtcatttaaatgttaaaaaatggataaaaaaaGTGGAATTCAGTTTTTCACATACAATATAAAAAGGCTATCAACTTTGTACTTAATAGATCTAAAGTTTATATTAGcactaatttattttttccagtgcCAGAGATTAAACCCAGCACGCGGTCTCCAGAGTCGTTTCAAGTTCCAAGTTCCGAGGAGCCTGTCGAACTTAAATTCTTGGGCTGACAGCTTTAGCTTTTTGCTCATCTACACGGCCGGATCTTTCTCGAGTTATCCGCTTTCGGCCACAACGCTTATGGCTTTTACTGTGCATTTACAGTTTATGACAGTTGGCGGCCATTAAATTTTTGTCGAAGCCAGTTTGTATCGTTCGCCACATGGGGGAGGAAGCTGGCTTATCATCACTGGACTGCTCCTTCACCAGCTGCAAGGACACACATATTAATTGATTCGAAACTGTGGCAAGTGTCCAAGTTGGtctttaaagtatatatacttTAGAGCCGCATAACAAAGCCACTTGGGAGACGAGAAAAGTCAATGACTTGAGCAGTCGCGTATTGCGAGAAAAATGCGCACTTTCCAAGGCTAAAGAAAGATTTAAGCACTTTTCAAAAGTTCTACtaactttttaaataaataatatcgACTTTAATATATCGATATGTTTATTACATCTCTAATATGGAGTAATCGAAGTAGTAGGCTTTTTCTGCTTCGGTCGGGTTATATCCCAAATGGAGCAGGGATTTTCAGTATTCCTGATTCGGCTGCAGAGCTATTCGGTTTAGCTCcgtatttttaattgttcatttatttacttttactaaaatattacttttattttaatttttattttattcgatTTGAATTGGAGAATCTTTCGTTCTCCATGGCATCGTAATCGTGGATTTATTtggaataatattattatattttattctcttttttgtTGCTTGGCAGTAATATCTTATAATTCTTAAGGCTttccatattttatatttaaatattttgttttatttgaacTGGAAAATCGTCGTTCTCCATGACATCGAATTCTTAgatatatttaatttggtctctaaatcatatttttgattcatttaatcaattttttgtattacTTGCATTAGTTTTAAAGTTCCAGTATTTCCTAACCTTGTGTTCCTTCGTTCAAAAACTCTTTTTctcttaaaattttaatttcaattattttttgagGTGGAAGGTCTTCGTTCTTCATGGCATCATAATCGTAgattaacttttattttatttataataaatacatttttatacctatgattcttttaattttttatgatcTTTTCATTGGGCATAGACTTTTGGAAACTGCCATGAGTTTAAAATTTGGCTTGAActtcttttcttattttattttatttatattttaatatttcagtgggTTTCTTTCCACATCTTCGTCGTAATCATAGCCTTTTTGTATTCAGTTGATTactcattaaattttttaaatacgtTCAAAATTTGGCGAGAAGTGCCTCTTAAAGCTTCttttcttcttttattttgattattttatttatatttcattatGTCTTTTTCCATGTAAGCTGTTTAGAGCGGCTGCGAGTCCTGTTGGCCACACAGGATATGTCCATGTTCGCCAgctcctcctgctgctgctgaagacTTCTGGATTCTGGATACGGGCAGAAGAGCCAACCGCAACCCGGTTCGGAGTGGCGTAGCTTCTTTtcttatttcatttttattattttatttatatttcaatatttcagTGGGTTTCTTCTCATATGTTCGCCGCTGTCGCACTC of the Drosophila ananassae strain 14024-0371.13 chromosome 2R, ASM1763931v2, whole genome shotgun sequence genome contains:
- the LOC6493103 gene encoding protein lin-9 homolog; this translates as MSSKRSCDLPEILDDSLAKSERSRTPPALAEIGLCSTRRMTQIQAQHQVKQTNQLVGNGGEDELFVKRPVFNRVRAKKPTKCHKTVATDSFPAFPTDDDSQIDDSLPGGKRLSHFLEQLSSHRWIWCEFVESFLDKPIMAIAYDMERFIHECCPMIVTRCMPRRGWQLLRRNMGKARRFSPAFIELERLELERSRRIVRELQQCRFNNEEDGPYMEQIPKRIPLPLSIGTKVTSFMEGYCKMGIIDGKVMSYDLQDNSYMVRFEMQGKEIVVRLPDYRLHADKNFAGLPLPILLHTIEAGPSAAEEDEPPEPIGDNRYSRTLLEALVKVKKLMDIKQKAMLEIAKMNEDYVEGSNQSVYTSTSTRRDLKMTPQREKLQRRYAANMITLHRVNTDVVAPLKILHEHLAAFHKQQQKELASKRRPAGDIYLKCRNQAEMDIKSAEIEKNLKIESESARDLVFNLQTLLYVSGELGRDNHTDMELILKDLVDRVVEHQPPGVGNHFKELWEEVEPLRQRMIATFKLPPKPERFHITQQQPQQTEDGIFTFVVEAQPPDPMLYGLPGM